One Gloeobacter morelensis MG652769 DNA window includes the following coding sequences:
- a CDS encoding YceI family protein codes for MRALLLTTSLCFGLASLAQAAPKTLKFEQGTATYTNRDAFASWEGNTSDIGGTLILDDQTGALVKGEIQIGLAAIDSGNGARDARMRGEFLQTEKYPKATFVVTKLEGFPSVAEWKKWGLKQTGKIYGDLTIKEVTRPVVFEAEAVYLGTELKVSGKGQTKMTDFGISPPSLLFVTVDDAVGLKFQAVAKPVTTNVGL; via the coding sequence ATGCGGGCTTTACTGCTGACGACTTCCCTCTGCTTTGGTCTGGCTTCGCTTGCCCAGGCAGCACCCAAGACGCTCAAATTCGAGCAGGGTACGGCGACTTACACCAACCGCGACGCCTTTGCCAGTTGGGAGGGCAACACCTCCGACATCGGCGGCACGCTCATCCTGGATGATCAGACGGGTGCACTGGTCAAAGGCGAGATCCAGATTGGTCTTGCGGCCATCGATTCAGGCAATGGTGCGCGCGACGCCCGGATGCGGGGCGAGTTTTTGCAGACCGAGAAATATCCGAAAGCGACTTTTGTGGTCACCAAGCTCGAAGGTTTCCCGAGTGTCGCCGAGTGGAAGAAATGGGGCCTCAAGCAGACCGGCAAAATCTACGGCGATCTGACCATCAAAGAAGTCACCCGCCCGGTGGTCTTCGAGGCCGAGGCTGTGTATCTTGGCACGGAGCTGAAGGTGAGCGGCAAGGGCCAGACCAAGATGACCGACTTTGGCATCTCCCCGCCGAGTCTGCTGTTTGTCACCGTCGATGACGCCGTCGGCCTAAAATTTCAGGCGGTGGCTAAACCGGTTACCACCAATGTTGGGTTGTAG
- a CDS encoding type II toxin-antitoxin system VapC family toxin, translating to MKVLFDTSVLVPALVHSHESHEVCWSWIERARSGQVQGLMAVRTLTESYAVLTRLPLRPRLQPLLAKRLIFALSEYVSAVSLTTGDYRSVLALVAELGLPGGGIYDALIAQTALQSRSDVLLTLNPSDFTRLGEPIASLVQVPRP from the coding sequence GTGAAGGTTCTGTTTGACACATCGGTCCTGGTGCCTGCCCTGGTGCACAGCCACGAAAGTCACGAAGTCTGTTGGTCATGGATTGAGCGAGCGCGAAGCGGACAAGTTCAAGGATTGATGGCTGTGCGCACCCTTACCGAAAGTTATGCTGTCCTGACTCGTCTGCCGCTCAGGCCTCGCCTTCAACCACTTTTGGCCAAGCGCCTCATCTTTGCATTGTCAGAGTACGTAAGCGCCGTTTCTCTTACCACAGGTGACTACCGTTCGGTGCTGGCTCTAGTGGCAGAATTGGGCTTACCGGGCGGCGGAATCTACGACGCCTTGATTGCACAAACGGCGCTACAGAGCCGGTCCGATGTGTTGTTGACGCTGAACCCCAGCGACTTTACCCGGCTGGGAGAACCCATAGCTTCTCTGGTTCAGGTACCTCGACCGTAG
- a CDS encoding AbrB/MazE/SpoVT family DNA-binding domain-containing protein, translated as MDTLTLDRFGRILIPKKVRDQLGLSAADKLDLEVRDGVILLAPIQQEPKVYYKGGVLVVDSEPIGDLTAVIQELREERIRKLGGW; from the coding sequence ATGGACACTCTGACCCTCGACAGGTTCGGGCGTATTCTCATTCCGAAGAAGGTCCGTGACCAGCTTGGGCTATCTGCCGCGGACAAACTTGACTTAGAAGTTCGAGACGGCGTGATACTATTGGCCCCAATCCAACAAGAGCCGAAGGTCTATTACAAAGGGGGAGTACTCGTGGTGGACTCTGAGCCTATTGGAGACCTGACGGCCGTCATCCAGGAGCTACGGGAGGAGCGCATTCGGAAATTGGGTGGCTGGTGA
- a CDS encoding geranylgeranyl reductase family protein: protein MAEVFDCAVIGAGPGGGAAAYHLARHGYSVLVLEKQALPRYKPCGGGVSPAVAAWFDFDFSPAICAYVDSIRYTWQMGERVEAPLGLETPIWMVRRDVFDYFLISQAVARGADLRTPCAVGAISRSGERWRLDTEAGPFYSHYLIGADGAKGPTARWLGLEKRAVAIGGAIEVEIPAPVPEPNCAHFEFGMVKDGYLWNFPKDGAHSIGIGSFGRRKVDLKTPLAQYVAHFGLSLAGIALHGHPLLLWKGPSLLHTEGALLCGEAAGIVDPFTAEGIRPSLYTGVQAAHAVAEALAGDTQALARYSEHIQSEWAEDLYWADRLAQVFYAFPRIAYKVGVHRPSATRTMGRLLAGSLSYREAAGRAIQRLVGFNQTQSSG from the coding sequence ATGGCGGAAGTATTCGACTGCGCGGTGATCGGAGCGGGACCGGGGGGCGGAGCGGCGGCCTACCATCTGGCCCGGCACGGCTACAGCGTGCTGGTGCTCGAAAAGCAGGCTCTGCCGCGCTACAAGCCGTGCGGCGGCGGCGTCTCCCCGGCGGTGGCCGCCTGGTTCGACTTCGATTTTTCCCCCGCCATCTGCGCCTACGTCGACTCCATCCGCTACACCTGGCAGATGGGCGAGCGGGTCGAGGCACCTTTGGGCCTGGAGACCCCCATCTGGATGGTCCGTCGCGACGTGTTCGATTATTTTTTGATCTCCCAGGCCGTGGCGCGCGGCGCTGACTTGCGCACCCCCTGCGCGGTCGGTGCGATTAGCCGCAGCGGGGAGCGCTGGCGACTCGACACCGAGGCGGGGCCGTTTTATAGCCACTACTTGATTGGCGCGGACGGCGCCAAGGGTCCCACCGCCCGCTGGCTGGGGCTGGAGAAGCGCGCCGTGGCCATTGGCGGGGCGATCGAAGTCGAAATTCCCGCGCCGGTACCGGAGCCGAACTGTGCCCACTTCGAATTCGGGATGGTCAAGGACGGCTATCTCTGGAACTTCCCCAAAGACGGCGCCCACTCGATCGGCATCGGTAGCTTCGGGCGGCGCAAAGTCGATCTCAAAACACCCCTGGCCCAGTACGTCGCCCACTTTGGCCTTTCGCTGGCGGGAATCGCCCTGCACGGCCACCCGCTCTTGCTCTGGAAAGGTCCGTCGCTCCTCCACACCGAGGGCGCCCTTCTCTGTGGCGAAGCGGCCGGGATCGTCGATCCCTTCACTGCCGAGGGGATCCGCCCTTCGCTGTACACCGGTGTGCAGGCCGCTCACGCTGTCGCCGAGGCTCTAGCGGGAGACACCCAGGCGCTCGCCCGCTACAGCGAGCACATCCAAAGCGAGTGGGCAGAGGATTTGTACTGGGCCGACCGCCTTGCCCAGGTGTTCTACGCTTTTCCGCGCATCGCCTATAAAGTCGGCGTTCACCGGCCTTCTGCCACGCGCACGATGGGCAGGCTGCTTGCGGGCTCTTTGAGTTACCGGGAAGCCGCAGGGCGAGCCATACAACGGCTTGTTGGCTTCAACCAGACGCAGAGTAGCGGCTGA
- a CDS encoding site-2 protease family protein, producing the protein MITSSLLIPALLVLSSLGFLGWGFLQARKAGRVGILAWLQAVVLFLPWVGFFGLFWLGIQINFGILLVILLATTGAYIWLGRLLREAAGEQEKRLRERYRAELEARRQGGELGGDGHAEAVPPPIAQLEAEVLAIPEEDRQKLQSLFGIDTFFATETLPFRQGVLYRGNLRGDPDIVFQALNERLQALFADRYQLFLLNDESGKPTVLVLPSDRDPFQARKLPIAISIALMVLSFAAVYLLVTPSSVNAFSPEGVSTALPIAVGVLFTLFAHEAAHRWQAKRYGVRLSSAFLLPLLTPIPVPPAGFAIYPGTFGSLTRLDSPPPSRRALFDIAFAGPAVGGLVSLGFLLVGLALSGVANQAGPLTVRPGDLNVLVGIFVRLLLGPVTDSQFVNLHPFSIVGIFGLQITALSLLPAGQLDGGRIVQAVYGRRTARITGIVTLVLLGIIGIFVPWYLYWAVIVLLFARTPERPTLNEITETDSRRDALAILALFAMAAILLPLTPQIALRLGLGG; encoded by the coding sequence GTGATTACTTCGTCGCTGTTGATTCCCGCCTTGCTCGTTCTGTCCAGCCTCGGTTTTCTAGGCTGGGGGTTTTTGCAGGCGCGCAAAGCCGGGCGGGTGGGTATCCTCGCCTGGCTGCAGGCTGTGGTGCTCTTTTTACCCTGGGTCGGCTTTTTTGGTCTGTTCTGGCTCGGCATTCAGATCAACTTCGGGATATTGCTGGTGATTCTACTGGCCACCACCGGTGCCTACATCTGGCTGGGGCGCCTGCTGCGCGAGGCGGCGGGCGAACAGGAAAAGCGCCTGCGCGAGCGCTACCGGGCCGAACTGGAGGCCAGACGGCAAGGGGGAGAACTCGGAGGGGACGGTCACGCAGAGGCGGTGCCCCCGCCGATTGCCCAACTGGAGGCGGAGGTACTCGCCATCCCCGAGGAGGACCGCCAGAAGTTGCAGAGTTTGTTCGGCATCGACACGTTCTTTGCCACCGAGACGCTGCCTTTTCGCCAGGGAGTGCTCTACCGGGGCAATTTGCGCGGCGACCCGGATATCGTCTTTCAAGCCCTCAACGAAAGACTGCAAGCCCTGTTTGCCGATCGCTACCAGCTGTTTTTGCTCAACGACGAATCGGGCAAGCCGACGGTACTGGTGCTGCCCAGCGACCGCGACCCCTTCCAGGCACGCAAGCTGCCCATCGCCATTTCCATCGCCCTGATGGTGCTGTCGTTTGCGGCGGTGTATCTGCTGGTCACCCCCAGCAGCGTCAACGCCTTCTCACCTGAGGGCGTGTCTACGGCCCTGCCCATCGCCGTGGGTGTGCTGTTCACGCTCTTTGCCCACGAGGCCGCCCACCGCTGGCAGGCCAAGCGCTACGGCGTGCGCCTCAGTTCGGCGTTCTTGCTGCCGCTGCTCACGCCGATTCCGGTGCCGCCCGCCGGTTTTGCCATTTACCCTGGCACCTTCGGCTCGCTGACGCGCCTCGATTCGCCCCCCCCGAGCCGCCGCGCTCTTTTTGACATCGCCTTTGCCGGACCGGCGGTGGGCGGGCTGGTGTCGCTGGGCTTTTTGCTGGTGGGATTGGCCCTTTCAGGTGTGGCAAACCAGGCAGGACCGCTCACGGTTCGGCCGGGCGACCTCAACGTGCTGGTCGGGATCTTCGTGCGCCTATTGCTGGGCCCAGTGACCGACAGCCAGTTTGTCAATTTGCATCCCTTTTCGATCGTGGGCATCTTTGGGTTGCAGATCACCGCCCTCAGTCTGCTGCCCGCGGGCCAACTCGACGGCGGACGAATTGTCCAGGCGGTCTACGGTCGGCGCACGGCGCGCATTACCGGCATCGTCACGCTGGTTTTGCTGGGCATCATCGGCATCTTTGTCCCCTGGTATCTCTATTGGGCGGTGATCGTGCTGTTGTTTGCCCGCACACCGGAGCGGCCCACCCTCAACGAGATCACCGAGACCGACAGCCGCCGCGATGCGCTTGCCATCCTGGCCCTGTTTGCGATGGCCGCCATCTTGCTGCCGCTCACGCCGCAGATCGCCCTTCGTCTGGGGCTTGGGGGCTGA
- the bchI gene encoding magnesium chelatase ATPase subunit I, protein MKVFAVVSQTSGRRPVFPFTAIVGQEEMKLALILNVIDPKLGGVMIMGDRGTGKSTTVRALAELLPEIEVVTGDPYHSDPHNQDLMSDEVRDRKRSGDTLPVERRQVQMVDLPLGATEDRVCGTIDIEKALSEGVKAFEPGLLARANRGILYVDEVNLLDDHLVDVLLDSAASGWNTVEREGISVRHPARFVLVGSGNPEEGELRPQLLDRFAMHAEVRTVKDPKLRVQIVQQRGEFDSNPQRFLAAHRKAQQELTRRIAKAQQVLKKTEVSHDLQLKISQVCSELDVDGLRGDIVTDRAARALAAFEGRTRVTLEDVQRVIVLCLRHRLRKDPLESIDSGYKVEKVFRRVFDLPPPETNAAQ, encoded by the coding sequence ATGAAGGTTTTTGCCGTGGTTTCCCAGACGAGCGGCCGACGGCCGGTCTTTCCTTTTACCGCCATCGTCGGCCAGGAGGAGATGAAACTGGCCCTCATCCTCAACGTCATCGACCCCAAGCTCGGGGGGGTGATGATCATGGGCGACCGGGGGACCGGCAAATCGACGACCGTGCGCGCCCTGGCCGAATTGCTGCCGGAGATCGAAGTGGTAACGGGCGATCCCTACCACAGCGATCCCCACAACCAGGATCTGATGAGCGACGAGGTGCGCGATCGCAAACGGTCAGGGGACACTCTGCCTGTCGAGCGCCGCCAGGTGCAGATGGTGGATCTGCCCCTCGGGGCTACCGAAGACCGCGTCTGCGGCACGATCGACATCGAAAAAGCTCTCTCCGAGGGCGTCAAAGCCTTCGAGCCGGGGCTGCTCGCCCGTGCCAACCGGGGTATTCTCTACGTCGATGAGGTCAACCTGCTCGATGATCACCTGGTGGATGTCCTGCTCGATTCGGCTGCTTCCGGCTGGAACACAGTCGAGCGCGAGGGCATCTCCGTGCGCCACCCGGCCCGCTTCGTGCTGGTAGGTTCGGGCAACCCTGAAGAAGGCGAACTCAGGCCCCAGTTGCTCGATCGCTTTGCTATGCACGCCGAGGTGCGCACAGTCAAAGATCCAAAGCTACGGGTGCAGATTGTCCAGCAGCGCGGCGAATTCGACAGCAACCCCCAGCGCTTTCTTGCCGCCCATCGCAAGGCGCAGCAGGAACTGACGCGGCGCATCGCCAAGGCCCAGCAGGTGCTCAAAAAAACTGAAGTCAGCCACGATCTGCAACTGAAGATTTCTCAGGTCTGCTCCGAACTGGACGTGGACGGTCTGCGCGGCGACATCGTCACCGACCGCGCCGCCCGGGCGCTCGCCGCCTTCGAAGGGCGCACGCGCGTCACTCTTGAGGATGTCCAGCGGGTGATCGTGCTGTGCCTGCGCCATCGGTTGCGCAAAGATCCGCTCGAATCGATCGACTCGGGCTACAAAGTCGAAAAGGTCTTCCGGCGGGTCTTCGACTTACCGCCTCCCGAGACCAACGCCGCCCAATAG
- a CDS encoding calcium-binding protein, which yields MAEQQQRTFIEGTSGNDNFTILSNDETTTVRRDSHPGNIAADATGWDDRTWTFDNDDLAERPLHIDARGGDDYIDGDGARVPLTLDGNLGNDRLEGGTEDDILRGGQGDDELYGSHGNDFLRGNEGEDELRGGPGVDNLDGGEDTDRDLLDGGEGRDYIYYEHDTDAATDGPLPSSTDRDGYDEIEYYSNFD from the coding sequence ATGGCTGAGCAACAACAGCGTACTTTTATCGAAGGTACGTCGGGAAACGACAACTTCACGATTTTAAGCAACGATGAAACGACCACCGTGCGCCGGGATTCTCATCCCGGCAACATTGCCGCCGATGCCACCGGTTGGGACGATCGCACCTGGACTTTTGATAACGACGATCTGGCCGAGCGGCCCCTGCACATCGATGCGCGCGGCGGGGACGACTATATCGACGGCGACGGCGCGCGGGTGCCGCTGACCCTGGACGGCAACCTGGGCAACGATCGGCTCGAAGGGGGAACTGAAGACGACATCCTCCGTGGCGGCCAGGGCGACGACGAGCTCTACGGTAGCCACGGCAACGATTTCTTGAGAGGTAACGAAGGCGAGGACGAATTGCGGGGCGGTCCAGGAGTCGACAATCTCGACGGCGGTGAGGACACCGACCGGGATCTGCTCGATGGTGGCGAGGGCCGAGATTATATCTACTACGAACACGACACCGACGCCGCGACCGACGGGCCTTTGCCCAGTTCCACCGATCGGGACGGCTACGACGAGATCGAGTACTATTCGAATTTTGACTGA
- a CDS encoding YciI family protein, producing the protein MPKYVLIGAYCPDVLAKRAPYREAHLERLARLKAEGKVLTIGPTRDLTRVFGIYETDSETEARTLVEADPYWQHQIWTSYEIYEWIQAF; encoded by the coding sequence ATGCCCAAATATGTTCTCATCGGCGCCTACTGCCCGGATGTGCTCGCAAAGCGTGCCCCTTACCGTGAGGCGCACCTGGAGCGCCTGGCCCGACTCAAAGCCGAGGGCAAAGTGCTCACCATCGGTCCCACCCGCGACCTCACCCGCGTCTTCGGCATCTACGAGACCGACTCCGAAACCGAGGCGCGCACCCTGGTCGAAGCCGACCCGTACTGGCAGCACCAGATCTGGACGAGCTACGAAATATACGAATGGATTCAGGCTTTTTGA
- the trpE gene encoding anthranilate synthase component I: MVAPDFERFEALAKDGNFIPVYREILADLETPVSAWYRVCAGARESFLLESVEGGERLGRYSFLGCEPLWTLAARGDTCEQTFRDGGRMTHRGDPFAVLDRCLEPYRPVHLPELPPGIGGLFGYWGYELIRWIEPTVPVYSDPGGLPDGFWMQVDSLLIFDQIKRKIWVIAYADLREGDTVSAYRLAVQKVDALVERLARPAAKAEPLGLEWTPHRVEAQSTFSREQYCGAVERAREYIRAGDIFQVVLAQRFSTPFAGESFDLYRMLRAINPSPYMAYYRFGDFQLIGSSPEVMVRLDRRDGGAIATVRPIAGTRRRGQSEAEDRWLEKDLLADPKEVAEHVMLVDLGRNDLGRVCKPGSVRVDELLTVERYSHVMHIASNVTGELLPGAGAWDLLRATFPAGTVSGAPKIRAMEIIHELEPFRRGPYAGAYGYYSFDGQLNTAITIRTLVVHGGLANIQAGAGLVADSVPESEYEETLNKARGMLETIARLSRSGGTSANVEGQQQ; this comes from the coding sequence ATGGTTGCGCCGGACTTTGAGCGCTTCGAGGCACTGGCAAAAGACGGCAATTTTATCCCTGTGTACCGCGAGATCCTGGCGGATCTCGAAACGCCGGTCTCCGCCTGGTACCGCGTCTGCGCCGGGGCGCGGGAGAGTTTTTTGCTCGAATCGGTCGAAGGGGGCGAAAGGCTCGGACGCTACAGCTTTCTGGGCTGCGAGCCGCTCTGGACCCTCGCCGCTCGGGGCGATACCTGCGAGCAGACTTTTCGCGACGGCGGCCGGATGACCCACAGGGGCGACCCGTTCGCGGTGCTCGATCGCTGTCTGGAGCCTTACCGGCCGGTGCACCTGCCGGAGTTGCCGCCGGGGATCGGGGGGCTTTTTGGTTACTGGGGCTACGAACTAATCCGCTGGATCGAACCGACGGTGCCCGTGTACAGCGATCCTGGCGGCCTGCCCGACGGCTTCTGGATGCAGGTCGATTCGCTGCTCATCTTCGATCAAATCAAGCGCAAGATCTGGGTAATTGCCTACGCGGATCTGCGCGAGGGCGACACGGTGAGCGCCTACCGGCTCGCCGTCCAAAAAGTGGACGCGCTGGTGGAACGATTGGCCCGGCCCGCCGCCAAGGCCGAGCCCCTGGGCCTGGAGTGGACGCCCCACAGGGTCGAAGCCCAAAGTACCTTCAGCCGCGAGCAGTACTGTGGGGCCGTCGAGCGCGCCCGCGAATATATCCGGGCTGGGGATATCTTTCAGGTGGTACTCGCCCAGCGCTTCAGCACGCCCTTTGCGGGCGAGAGCTTCGATCTCTACCGGATGCTGCGGGCGATCAACCCTTCACCCTACATGGCTTACTACCGGTTCGGCGATTTTCAGCTCATCGGTTCGAGCCCGGAGGTGATGGTGCGTCTGGATCGGCGCGACGGGGGAGCAATCGCCACTGTCCGGCCAATCGCAGGCACCCGGCGGCGCGGCCAGAGCGAAGCGGAGGACCGCTGGCTCGAAAAAGATCTGCTCGCCGATCCTAAGGAGGTGGCCGAGCACGTCATGCTCGTGGACCTGGGGCGAAACGACCTGGGCCGGGTGTGCAAACCGGGCAGCGTGCGGGTGGACGAACTGCTCACCGTCGAGCGCTACTCCCACGTCATGCACATCGCCTCCAACGTCACCGGTGAACTGCTCCCCGGTGCCGGGGCATGGGATCTGCTCAGGGCCACTTTTCCGGCCGGTACGGTAAGTGGTGCCCCCAAAATCCGGGCGATGGAGATTATCCACGAACTCGAACCCTTTCGGCGCGGACCCTACGCGGGTGCCTACGGCTACTACAGCTTCGACGGCCAGCTCAACACCGCCATCACCATCCGCACGCTGGTCGTCCATGGGGGGCTTGCCAATATCCAGGCCGGGGCGGGTCTGGTGGCCGACTCCGTACCCGAAAGCGAGTACGAGGAAACGCTCAACAAAGCCCGCGGCATGCTCGAAACGATTGCCCGCCTCTCCCGGAGCGGGGGCACGTCCGCTAACGTGGAAGGGCAACAGCAGTAG
- a CDS encoding thioredoxin family protein, which produces MESASENKTGIWLRNGIVALASVLIAVLVFFAARNQAPSMQQLAAEAVPLDEALANGKPTLVEFYADWCASCQTMAPTIARLKERYGEQANFVMLNVDNPRWLPELQQYKVSGIPHYAFLDAAARPLGSAIGLQPSQVLEDNLTALAAGAETLPKAGTPAGQTSKFTPPKKVDQPRDHS; this is translated from the coding sequence ATGGAAAGCGCTTCTGAGAACAAAACCGGCATCTGGTTGCGCAACGGCATCGTCGCGCTGGCCTCGGTGCTCATCGCGGTGCTCGTCTTTTTTGCCGCCCGCAACCAGGCCCCTTCGATGCAGCAGTTGGCGGCCGAGGCGGTGCCGTTGGACGAAGCCCTCGCCAACGGCAAACCGACCCTGGTCGAGTTCTATGCCGACTGGTGCGCCAGTTGCCAGACGATGGCTCCGACGATCGCCAGGCTCAAGGAGCGCTACGGCGAGCAGGCCAACTTTGTGATGCTCAACGTCGATAATCCCCGCTGGCTGCCCGAACTTCAGCAGTACAAGGTGTCTGGCATACCCCACTACGCATTTTTGGACGCGGCGGCCCGTCCTCTAGGATCGGCCATCGGTCTGCAGCCCTCGCAGGTATTGGAAGACAATTTAACTGCCCTGGCGGCGGGGGCTGAAACGCTTCCCAAGGCAGGCACCCCCGCCGGCCAGACTTCAAAATTCACGCCACCCAAAAAAGTCGACCAGCCCCGCGATCACTCTTAA
- a CDS encoding cytochrome c biogenesis protein CcdA — protein MSEALQLWLYQIEQGAEQLAKAQLAQISPTSFLLLYLIGLATSFTPCILSMLPVTIGYIGGYQSRSRFESLVQSGWFALGLAVTITGLGLVATIPGMLYGQVGTGWFVAMGALAILMGLNLLGLIPLRLPQWGGFDLAKDTPQSLRSLVTGATFGLVASPCSTPVLIALLAWVSTTGNPWVGAGLLFSYSIGHATPLILAGAFTGALKAMLSLRRWSGLINQVSGILLIFTGTLAILNILNR, from the coding sequence GTGAGCGAAGCGTTGCAACTGTGGCTGTATCAGATCGAGCAGGGGGCCGAGCAACTGGCCAAGGCCCAGCTCGCCCAGATTTCGCCCACCAGTTTTTTGCTGTTGTACCTGATTGGCCTCGCCACCAGTTTCACCCCCTGTATCCTCTCGATGCTGCCGGTCACGATCGGTTACATCGGCGGCTATCAGTCGCGCTCGCGCTTCGAATCGCTCGTGCAGTCCGGGTGGTTCGCGCTGGGTCTCGCTGTGACCATCACCGGCCTCGGCCTGGTGGCCACGATACCGGGTATGCTCTACGGCCAGGTGGGAACCGGCTGGTTCGTTGCTATGGGCGCCCTGGCCATCTTGATGGGTTTGAACCTGCTTGGGCTCATCCCTTTGCGGCTGCCCCAGTGGGGCGGCTTCGATCTGGCCAAGGACACGCCCCAATCGCTCAGGTCGCTGGTCACCGGCGCCACCTTCGGCCTGGTGGCTTCCCCTTGCTCGACACCGGTGCTCATTGCCCTGCTGGCCTGGGTCTCCACCACCGGCAACCCGTGGGTCGGAGCGGGGCTGTTATTTTCTTATTCCATCGGCCACGCCACCCCCCTTATCCTGGCCGGTGCCTTTACCGGTGCCCTCAAAGCGATGCTCTCGCTGCGCCGCTGGTCGGGTCTCATCAACCAGGTAAGCGGGATCCTACTCATCTTCACCGGCACGCTCGCGATATTGAACATTCTCAATCGCTGA
- a CDS encoding saccharopine dehydrogenase family protein: MKNRVLILGGQGRIGAAIARDLASHTSMQVVITGRTAKTGPAFVEQLGPRTRFLALDLADRSRLEASIADTDLVIHCTGPFHHRDGTVLKTCIERRVDYLDVSDYRDYTIAALALREQAEAAGVTAIVNSGIFPGISNSMVRQAAEYLDEPQAIHLSYIVQGSGGAGVTVMRTTFLGLKRPFKAWLGGEWQEVKPYTGHETVQFPQGPGSVYWFDMPESYTLSRTFPVHTVVTKFGVDPDFYNRLTWMAAHWFPDELMRNPNAIEFLSQVSHQMTAITDSFSGIGVRIRAQVSGLKDGQPARRTALLTHENTTVACGIGTGSLAELMLTGEVHKPGVWTVDEALPTPLFEKAMAGRGIKILFE; this comes from the coding sequence GTGAAAAATCGTGTTTTGATTCTCGGCGGGCAGGGACGCATCGGTGCCGCTATCGCCAGAGATTTGGCCAGCCACACCTCGATGCAGGTGGTGATCACCGGACGCACCGCAAAGACCGGCCCCGCCTTTGTCGAACAACTGGGTCCGCGCACGCGCTTCCTGGCGCTGGATCTGGCGGACCGCTCCCGGTTGGAGGCGTCCATCGCCGATACCGACCTGGTCATCCATTGCACCGGGCCGTTCCACCACCGCGATGGGACCGTGCTCAAAACCTGCATCGAGCGGCGGGTCGATTATCTCGACGTGAGCGACTACCGCGACTACACGATTGCTGCTTTGGCATTGCGAGAGCAGGCCGAAGCGGCGGGGGTGACGGCGATCGTCAATTCGGGGATCTTCCCGGGCATCTCCAACAGCATGGTCCGGCAGGCGGCCGAGTACCTCGACGAGCCGCAAGCGATCCATTTGAGTTATATCGTTCAGGGATCCGGGGGAGCCGGGGTGACGGTGATGCGCACGACGTTCCTGGGGCTCAAGCGGCCCTTCAAAGCCTGGCTCGGCGGCGAATGGCAGGAGGTCAAACCCTACACCGGCCACGAAACGGTGCAATTTCCCCAGGGGCCAGGCTCGGTCTACTGGTTCGATATGCCCGAGAGTTACACCCTGAGCAGAACCTTCCCGGTACACACGGTGGTGACCAAGTTCGGCGTCGACCCGGACTTCTACAATCGACTCACCTGGATGGCTGCCCACTGGTTCCCGGACGAGTTGATGCGCAATCCGAATGCGATCGAGTTTTTATCGCAGGTCAGCCACCAGATGACAGCGATTACCGACAGCTTCAGCGGCATCGGCGTGCGCATCCGTGCCCAGGTCTCGGGCCTCAAGGACGGCCAACCGGCCAGACGCACCGCCCTGCTCACCCACGAGAACACCACCGTCGCCTGCGGCATCGGCACCGGCAGCCTCGCCGAATTGATGCTCACCGGCGAAGTGCACAAGCCCGGCGTCTGGACCGTAGACGAGGCGTTGCCGACGCCGTTGTTTGAAAAAGCGATGGCCGGCCGGGGCATAAAGATCCTGTTCGAATAA